gtgtacaaaacattaaacactaacacgttggagaaagtaagtattaaaataacagatcagtttggtcgaatggttagttttgaagatgggaggtcggttacggcggtcttacatatccgccctaaggtatagcaacatatatataaagaagtgtttagcctcgacttaggttattataggaagagacctcagaatgcgaataccgttccacccaccctcccagggggagttcggggagatatttgcacctccccctaggagacatgggatgagagggggagcgatgaatgacatacgcacattccaagcgccttatctcagatctggtggtttctttgggaccttggctggtattgctcgacgggccataccatttttcatgaaagctgtaacacctagcgccatcgattttgggaaaaatgtccttggtgatttaagcagtggtaaacgggatgtaaagagtgctctgagaactcacggtattgatgctcttaagagtgtgggaaagaaattggtaatgggaggtaaaattaaaagactctctaggcgaaaaaataaaaataaaaaatgtaaacgaggtcttgggtataaaaatgatgtgttttcgctaacgtaagcagtcatacttcaactttcggaggggatcatgggggagcctagcggagctggggtgaaaataccactagaatattatagctccattattattgaccaatttcctagaagtaacagaatacgtaatgtggagagttcaattgcctctacgcagcaaatagacgttctacctgtcaacctccccattaatcaacgtttgcgggataattacttagaattccgcatccctggaacccagggcgccttcttagatctagctaatattgttatagattttaaggtatctttaaccaaagatgacgataccacaaaattggaagaggatgaccatgtggaatttgtgaatgggttgtcaaataccatgtttgaaggtgttcaggtgtttttaggagagcaggtagttgaaacaaatactaattttaattattggtcgtttattaaattaattacctccctgcctccatcaaaaatgtcttccttggggagaattggaggctTTCGCAGGGACTGGAGAGATGACGATGGTATAATCACTAATGAGTTTACAAATACTTATTTTACTGAAGCAActgccaaggataaaaaatttatgggtgatttaaaaagtaaaggtttgtcgatgtgtttccccctcctattggatatatcatccctagaccaatacatattagacaatatagatatgcgactaagattggagctctccccccatgcttgggtcctaaatacaagcgtggacgatggctctaagtatcgcctgcatatggattatgctaagttatgggtgacgcgggtgttcccctacccaagtgcttacctagccttaaacagctcactattagcatcccctgaccccataacctatactttcaatagaaccatttctaaaacatatgttctagcaaggaatcaaactagtctcttaattgatcaaccatgggcgcaagtaattccacacaagatatacatgataatcgttccaatgaattatttcgccggtcttcaccaaggtaatggattatattttgaaaatgcaaagctgaaaagtattgctatgtatttgaacaataatgcaatttaccgaattggtggcgatttcgataaccattattcccgcctttattatgaaactttgaagacattaggcttagagcgtgattcactactggcctatgactcttttaataagggaagatcaatattcacctttgacttaaccaccattcaaacaaaagattccctccctgtggagaaatctgggaaCTTGCatatggagcttgaatttggtggcggtgttacatataacaggctggttttactgtttggggaaacgaccggggtactatccatcgacgggcagagaactgttctgtgtgacgtacgagcgtaaaaaaacataatgaactgttatgatataaatattaatttaaaaaataatctaggggatcgagcactctacctagggtgttataatgctgatgagatagaacatttaaatatctcttcaagaaaacctattgttttcATAACAAATATTTTACCTTCACACAGCAGaatcactatgggacattgggtaggaatttatgttgataaagttaatcatcggatgttttttttttatagttatgcaatatcgccggttacttacggacgtcattttcaaggatttattaaaactaacaaaataagaaaggtgtttggaatgcgatacagactccagagtgattttactctcGCGTGCGGGCTCTATTGCGTCATGTTCGTtcatagggtgagtcacctggggttgccttcaacagtacattacttacataatgtattttcaagcgttactttaaaattaaatgataaacgagcccttgcttatgcgagacgatattttcctatgaaacatcattgtgttaggacattttgtagaggtataggagttggttcttataggtggtgtagagaatatttttgttagctaggcaacctacctaacaaggggTGTAGCCTCCTATAAAAAACCCCACCCATCCCCCTCAGAAGACTGTCTTCCTCCTACGAAATGGGAGGTGTCTCTTAAAAAACACCTgcggggaagattgaagtccttgaaggacctggttagtattaccctatctttctgctaatagatttattttatgtttatttccctcaataaaaaagtttgcatatcctctatttcacctcttatgtttttctccagtgcagttcttgggacccgtccacatttgtagagtagtaattctacgtggggggtctgccccaaacaagatgctgttacgtagtctAATTGACAATGCCTGCTGTAGAGAACACAAGGCCGCTCCTGCAAGGGGAAAGGTATGTACTAGTTGTTCTTagagaaaaatataatatttttctaataaaatatataattatataaaaaacctttaatcactataTATTATTTcctccatctctttccagaacacttccgatgagagagaggaggaaactcagccaaaaggtgttcacccaactcaccccacccccccaagagaggggggggatggggctcaagaccttcccccactcttcactgaCGAGGAATAGTCACAATTCTACTCAGACGAGGATGGGGGTgtgggatagggaggggggggtagagctgtagtaagtgaaatatggcaagagcactctgtaaactacaattattaactaacataattacttatacattttgtggtttttacctaataaagcatttaataaattatttgatgttttttttaacctttgggggaggggaaggatttataatttaatactccttaaatactcccatataagggaggggccatacagacttgttcgaatatatatatccttaattagtcctatataaCGACGTAGTGTTTAAACGCAGATACCCagagtaagtgaaatatggcagggactcaccgtagactacaatttgaggtggggtctatctgtcaccccgcctctgattcctttgtctgataagtgggcctatctggctccctgcctctgattccattgtctgataagtaccccccattgtttgttaagtgcccCTATCTGGCTCGGATTATACtactagtagtgtagggtggcgatagtggagggtggcagtcatggagggcggcagtagtggagggcggcagtagtggagggcggcagtagtggagggtggcagtagtggagggtggcagtactggagagtggcagtagtggagggtggcagtagtggaaggtagtggatggtggtcgaagtggagggtggagggtggcagtagtgcagggtggcagtagtagaggatggcagtaatggagggtagtggtagtggaggggtgaCAGTAGAGGAGGgaggtggtattggagggtggcactagtaaaggatggtggtagtggagggtggcggtagtggagggtggcggtagtggaggatggcggtagtggagggtggcggtagtggagggtggaagtagtgcagggtggccgtagtggagggtggcagtagttgaggatggcagtaatggagggtagggtagtggagggtgacagtagaggagggtggtggtattggagggtggcactagtggagggtggtggtagtggagggtggcagtagtatagtgtgtcagtagtggagggtggcagtagtggatggtggtagtagtggagggtgaaggtagtgcagggtggcagtagtggagggtggtggtagtggagtggggcattagtggtgggtggcagtagtggggggttgaggtagtgaagggtggcagtagtgtagggtggcgatagtggagggtggcagtagtggagggtggcagtagtatagtatG
The DNA window shown above is from Procambarus clarkii isolate CNS0578487 unplaced genomic scaffold, FALCON_Pclarkii_2.0 HiC_scaffold_1229, whole genome shotgun sequence and carries:
- the LOC138362112 gene encoding uncharacterized protein isoform X1 codes for the protein MGEPSGAGVKIPLEYYSSIIIDQFPRSNRIRNVESSIASTQQIDVLPVNLPINQRLRDNYLEFRIPGTQGAFLDLANIVIDFKVSLTKDDDTTKLEEDDHVEFVNGLSNTMFEGVQVFLGEQVVETNTNFNYWSFIKLITSLPPSKMSSLGRIGGFRRDWRDDDGIITNEFTNTYFTEATAKDKKFMGDLKSKGLSMCFPLLLDISSLDQYILDNIDMRLRLELSPHAWVLNTSVDDGSKYRLHMDYAKLWVTRVFPYPSAYLALNSSLLASPDPITYTFNRTISKTYVLARNQTSLLIDQPWAQVIPHKIYMIIVPMNYFAGLHQGNGLYFENAKLKSIAMYLNNNAIYRIGGDFDNHYSRLYYETLKTLGLERDSLLAYDSFNKGRSIFTFDLTTIQTKDSLPVEKSGNLHMELEFGGGVTYNRLVLLFGETTGVLSIDGQRTVLCDVRA